The stretch of DNA GTATGGTCCGATTGGTGAGCTTGCAGATGATCCAGTCCATGTGAACTTCACTCATACTGAGCGTGAAAATCTGAATACACAGTTGGAGCGAATGTACAATGAAGAGTTTGGCGACATAAACACAGCTTTAGAAGAAGGCATATCAGTTGAAGACCGCAAAGCCAAAGAAATCATGGATCAGTCGGGAACCCTCGTAAATGGGCAGTATCAAATTAAACTCCCGTTTCGTCAGGAGTTTCCCAGCCTCCCTGACAGTCTACCAACTGCCGAAAAGAGACTGACGTGGTTGAAAAGAAGGGTGCAGAGAGATCCTGTCTTCCATGCCAAATACAGCAGTGTTGTGGAGAAGTACCAAACCGAAGGGTCATAAGACAGACAGGTGCATGATGATGAGCTTGTTAAGCTTAAGCCAATATGGTACCTTCCTCATCATGCGGTATGGCATCCTAGAAAACCAGAAGAACCTAGAGTAGTTTTTGATTGCGCATCACTGATTGTGCATCACTGAATGAAGAGCTATTGCGTGGACCAGAAAATACCAGCAGCCTAATTGGAGTAATCCTTAGATTCAGAATGAATGAGGTGGCAGTCACAGCAGACATAAAGAGAATGTTTCATCAGGTGCACGTGACACCGGAGGACCGTGGAGCTTTGTGCTACTTATGGTGGCCTAATGGTGATCTATCGAGAGAACCAAAGACTTATCAGATGCTTGTACATATTTTTGGAGCCAAGTCTTCGCCAAGTGTAGCAGGGTATGCACTTAGAAAGACAGCTAAGGACAATGAGCAAGATTTCGCGGCAGAGGTCGTTGACGCTGTATTTAGAGATTTCTATTTGGACGACTTACTAAAGTCATTTGCTGATGCAGAACGTGCCATAGACCTAAGTGGACAACTTTGAGATTGCTTGCTAAAGGAGGCTTCCAACTCACCAAATGGATTTCGAACCGCCGTGATGTCTTGTCAGCATTTCCAGTGGAAGAACGAGCTCCACAAATCAAGGATCTAGATTTGAAGTCCGACAGCTTGCCTTTGGTAGAGCCCTGGGGATCCATTGGGACGTTGAGCATGACATAATCAACTTTGTGTTTGGTAAGGGAGAACAGCCAGAGAACCGGAAAGGAGTGCTGTCTTCGATCTCAACCGTGTATGACCCACTAGGATTCGCCAGGCCGTTACTCCTACCTGGAAGAGAAATTAACCAGGAACTTTGCAAAATGAAGTTTAGTTGGACTGACACTCCCTGAAGAACTGTGTCTTCGTTGGAGAAAGTGGAAAGAAGACCTTATGAGTTTGCAGGATTTCAACATTCCGCGATGTTTGAAACCAGAAGGCTTCGGTAGAGTCACACGAGCCGAGCTTCATCATTTTGCTGATGCATCACAAGAGCATGGCTATGGGACAGCTTCGTATTTGCGTCTCATCAATGATCAAGGAAACATCCATAGCAGTTTCGTCATGGGTAAATCCCGTGTGAAACCGCTGAATGGTGCGGTAACTGTGCCAAAATTGGAATTAGCCGCAGCCACCTTAGCAACCCGGATCAACAAAGTCGTTACAAGGGAACTAGAGGGAAGACTGACGGTTGACAGCGTTACTTACTGGACTGACTCAATGATAGTCCTGAAGTACATCGCTAATGAGAAGCGATGATTCGTAACATTTGTCGCCAATCGAGCCACGACAGGAGTCAGAGCCAAGTCAGTGGCGTCACGTAAGATAAGAACTCAATCCTGCAGACTACGCCTCTCGAGGAATCAAAGCCTCAGAGACTGAGAAACTTGAGAAATGGAAGAATGGTGCAGATTTCTTGTGGAAGGACACCAAGGAATGGCCTCCACAGCCGGCAGAAGTTTCAGAAGAACTGCTGGATAGTGACGAAggagtgaaaagagaaaaggtTACAGTGGGAGCAGCTGTTGTACAAGAAGATTTTTGGAACTCTCTGTTTCAGCGCTATTCAAATTGGGACCGGC from Montipora foliosa isolate CH-2021 unplaced genomic scaffold, ASM3666993v2 scaffold_412, whole genome shotgun sequence encodes:
- the LOC137988279 gene encoding uncharacterized protein produces the protein MSLQDFNIPRCLKPEGFGRVTRAELHHFADASQEHGYGTASYLRLINDQGNIHSSFVMGKSRVKPLNGAVTVPKLELAAATLATRINKVVTRELEGRLTVDSVTYWTDSMIVLKYIANEKR